In one window of Gossypium arboreum isolate Shixiya-1 chromosome 4, ASM2569848v2, whole genome shotgun sequence DNA:
- the LOC108457739 gene encoding transcription termination factor MTERF8, chloroplastic has protein sequence MVAAITMFTDSFCLSSSSIFLNSHAVTTTKLLSPVSLYANPTARPREWFSMTNATKTSHNLIYFRPFKCPQPASRFLIQCNSVDTAISLWWEAGMLFSVFREIGLNEKETNLLLGKNPTLRSTSLDRIRARVLALQSLGINGFALYRLVIKCPSVLIAQEIDPVISFVRDDLEGKVEAAQLERLFITTEARFLLGFAQKVKLLLHHEVPQEKIAHVLNNANLHKAICCKSVEELERTIAFLKPYHGIEIIVRRPAILNYDLDSQLIPKIQFLEELSGGDANATGTVLRKLPAILSYSLEHMESHVDFMKSFVGLDDREIFKIILVFPNVVSASKERKLRPRIEFLKQCGLNSNDIFKFLTRAPLFVALSFEDNLAHKLGFLVKIGYEYRTKELAVALGAVTRTSCENMQKVIGLFLSYGLSCEDIFYMSKKHPQILQYNPGSLEEKMEYLTEEMGRDVSELLTFPAFLGYKLDDRIKHRYEVKKKTAGTGMSLNKLLSESADRFSTTKQPKSLVND, from the exons ATGGTTGCTGCAATTACCATGTTTACAGATTCCTTTTGTCTTTCCTCCTCTTCTATTTTCTTAAACTCGCACGCTGTTACCACAACAAAATTATTATCCCCGGTTTCTTTGTATGCAAATCCAACTGCCCGGCCACGCGAATGGTTCTCTATGACAAATGCTACTAAGACATCACATAATCTTATCTATTTCAGGCCATTCAAGTGTCCCCAACCGGCTAGTCGTTTTCTCATCCAATGTAACTCTGTCGACACAGCTATCTCTCTTTGGTGGGAAGCAG GTATGCTGTTTTCGGTGTTCAGAGAAATTGGACTAAATGAAAAGGAAACCAATTTACTTTTGGGCAAAAACCCAACTTTAAGATCAACTTCTTTGGACAGAATACGTGCCCGGGTTCTTGCTTTACAGTCGCTTGGAATCAATGGCTTTGCTCTTTATCGCTTGGTCATTAAATGTCCAAGTGTACTCATTGCTCAGGAAATTGATCCTGTGATTAGTTTTGTGCGTGATGATTTAGAAGGAAAGGTTGAAGCAGCACAACTGGAACGCCTTTTTATTACAACAGAAGCGAGATTTTTGCTTGGTTTTGCTCAAAAGGTTAAACTGCTGCTCCATCATGAAGTTCCCCAAGAGAAGATAGCTCATGTTCTCAACAATGCCAACTTGCACAAAGCCATTTGTTGCAAGTCTGTTGAAGAACTTGAAAGAACCATAGCTTTCTTGAAACCTTATCATGGCATTGAAATAATAGTTAGGCGTCCTGCAATTCTCAACTACGATTTGGATTCTCAGTTGATTCCAAAAATTCAGTTTCTTGAAGAGCTTAGCGGAGGTGATGCAAATGCCACCGGGACAGTGTTGCGCAAACTGCCTGCCATTTTGAGTTATAGTTTGGAGCATATGGAGAGTCATGTggatttcatgaaatcatttgtCGGTCTTGATGACCGGGAAATATTCAAGATTATTCTCGTGTTTCCGAATGTGGTAAGTGCCAGCAAAGAGAGGAAGTTGCGTCCTAGAATAGAGTTTCTCAAGCAATGTGGACTTAATTCTAATGACATTTTCAAGTTCTTAACAAGAGCCCCCTTGTTTGTAGCCCTTTCCTTTGAAGATAACCTTGCTCATAAACTTGGATTTTTGGTAAAGATTGGATACGAATATAGAACAAAAGAGTTGGCAGTGGCATTAGGGGCTGTTACCAGAACAAGTTGCGAAAATATGCAAAAGGTAATCGGGCTGTTCTTGAGTTATGGTCTTTCTTGTGAAGATATTTTTTACATGAGCAAGAAACACCCTCAGATATTGCAGTACAATCCTGGTTCTTTGGAAGAGAAGATGGAATATTTGACAGAGGAGATGGGCCGAGATGTTAGTGAGCTACTAACTTTTCCTGCTTTTCTTGGTTACAAGCTTGATGACAGGATTAAGCACAGGTATGAAGTGAAGAAGAAAACAGCAGGGACTGGAATGTCCCTCAACAAGCTCTTATCAGAGTCTGCTGACAGGTTCTCAACAACAAAGCAACCAAAAAGTCTGGTTAATGATTAA